A window of the Gordonia hongkongensis genome harbors these coding sequences:
- a CDS encoding LGFP repeat-containing protein, producing MQDNTTSEATAAATTLEDAAPAVQAFATTAAVAAGCQIYPPTTFQVCGAIRDKYNQMGGPTSFLLFPKSNELTNPGNTGKRSEFIGGNIYWSAATGAHPVAHEFLFKWGDHGYETGFLKYPKTDEIVLSDGISRRQEFQGGHIYWSPATGAHSIQGLIYDKWKALGAQTGVLKFPTSDEIVAPDGKGRFTTFQGGAIYWHPNTGAHAVSGAVYAFWAFYGYEAGQYGYPIAAAVTDQNGTRQEFQNGTISLFGDGFLQGIRKNVADDEQIYGWETQLKNAYPPVDLSEYDIIADPTGELKQSNRLLALAIGQWFSSHGYTTAKALWDHYYENTGADFHITDDALLDAWMNDDSRPEGVKYPSPVQIRANNRDRTVAAAIARADQTGQPAKVSGFTDWTVTVGSGDLNYSLGHFSLSCTTVVVAYPGQPGKHRIKLLQQAHVVDVYDFDWIEDPDDLADGGNNVGYTGMTRGVAKPFLSWGSASKIPWEGQR from the coding sequence ATGCAGGACAACACCACGTCTGAGGCCACGGCCGCGGCCACCACCCTCGAGGACGCCGCGCCGGCCGTGCAGGCCTTCGCAACCACTGCCGCGGTCGCGGCGGGCTGCCAGATCTACCCGCCCACGACGTTCCAGGTGTGCGGGGCGATCCGCGACAAGTACAACCAGATGGGAGGACCGACGAGCTTCCTGCTGTTTCCCAAGAGCAACGAGCTGACCAACCCGGGCAACACCGGCAAACGATCGGAATTCATCGGCGGCAACATCTACTGGTCGGCAGCCACCGGCGCGCATCCGGTGGCGCACGAGTTCCTGTTCAAGTGGGGTGACCACGGCTACGAAACCGGTTTCCTGAAGTACCCGAAGACCGACGAGATCGTGCTGTCCGACGGCATCAGCCGCCGCCAGGAGTTCCAGGGCGGCCACATCTACTGGTCGCCGGCCACCGGAGCGCACTCGATCCAGGGCCTGATCTATGACAAGTGGAAGGCCCTCGGCGCCCAGACGGGTGTCCTGAAGTTCCCGACCTCGGATGAGATCGTCGCCCCCGACGGCAAGGGCCGCTTCACCACCTTCCAGGGCGGGGCGATCTACTGGCACCCCAACACAGGTGCGCACGCGGTCAGCGGTGCTGTCTACGCTTTCTGGGCGTTCTACGGGTATGAAGCGGGTCAGTACGGCTACCCGATCGCAGCAGCCGTCACCGATCAGAACGGTACGAGGCAGGAGTTCCAGAACGGGACCATCAGCCTGTTTGGGGATGGGTTCCTCCAGGGCATACGCAAGAACGTCGCTGACGATGAACAGATCTACGGCTGGGAAACGCAGTTGAAGAACGCCTACCCGCCCGTCGACCTGAGCGAGTACGACATCATCGCCGACCCCACGGGCGAACTGAAGCAATCAAACAGGCTCTTGGCCTTGGCGATCGGGCAGTGGTTCTCCAGTCACGGGTACACCACGGCGAAAGCGCTCTGGGACCACTACTACGAGAACACAGGTGCCGATTTTCATATCACTGACGACGCACTGCTCGATGCATGGATGAACGATGACAGTCGACCGGAAGGGGTCAAGTACCCGTCGCCGGTCCAGATCCGTGCCAACAACCGAGACCGAACGGTAGCGGCTGCGATCGCGCGCGCGGACCAGACTGGTCAACCAGCAAAGGTGTCCGGGTTCACCGACTGGACAGTCACCGTAGGTTCGGGGGACCTCAACTACTCCTTGGGACACTTTTCTCTGAGCTGCACCACCGTGGTTGTGGCCTACCCAGGACAACCGGGTAAGCACCGCATCAAGCTGCTGCAGCAGGCCCACGTCGTAGATGTGTACGACTTCGATTGGATCGAAGACCCCGATGACCTGGCTGACGGAGGCAACAATGTCGGCTACACCGGCATGACCCGCGGTGTTGCCAAGCCCTTCCTCAGCTGGGGCTCGGCATCCAAGATTCCGTGGGAGGGGCAGCGCTGA
- a CDS encoding NYN domain-containing protein, whose protein sequence is MRVGVYIDGFNLYYGSKFQCVGTPTGWRWLDLRALSAAVIAARSGWDDPMVERVVYCTARISGRDNAVGAQEQEIYLRALVASGAVDVIEHGNYVSRTAVAPLATKDRKGRPVVARPGWPVMIKNGQGGDEPDAQFFVSVARREEKGSDVNVASHLLIDVMSGAVDAVVVISNDSDLKFPIAHVRGLVPVGLVNPTKNYTAGGLSGAPADGVGNHWWYQLQPADLFAAQLPDPVGTIRKPAPW, encoded by the coding sequence ATGCGTGTGGGTGTCTACATCGATGGGTTCAACCTGTACTACGGCAGCAAGTTCCAATGCGTCGGGACGCCGACGGGGTGGCGGTGGCTGGACCTGCGTGCGTTGTCAGCGGCGGTGATTGCTGCGCGGTCGGGGTGGGATGACCCGATGGTGGAGCGGGTGGTCTACTGCACGGCCCGCATCAGTGGCCGTGACAATGCGGTTGGAGCCCAGGAGCAGGAGATCTATCTGCGGGCGCTGGTGGCGTCGGGAGCGGTGGATGTGATCGAGCACGGCAACTACGTCTCGCGTACCGCGGTGGCGCCGTTGGCGACCAAGGACCGGAAGGGCCGGCCGGTGGTGGCCCGCCCGGGGTGGCCGGTGATGATCAAGAACGGTCAGGGCGGTGATGAGCCGGATGCCCAGTTCTTCGTCTCGGTGGCCCGCCGGGAGGAGAAAGGCTCTGATGTCAACGTGGCATCGCATTTGCTCATTGATGTGATGAGCGGTGCGGTTGATGCGGTGGTGGTGATCAGCAACGACAGCGACCTGAAGTTCCCGATCGCCCATGTCCGCGGTCTGGTACCGGTTGGTCTGGTCAACCCGACGAAGAACTACACCGCCGGCGGTCTGAGCGGCGCCCCGGCCGACGGCGTGGGTAATCACTGGTGGTACCAACTCCAGCCGGCCGATCTATTCGCCGCCCAGCTGCCCGACCCGGTCGGGACAATTCGCAAACCCGCTCCGTGGTGA
- a CDS encoding transposase produces MHADNSAHLRAAARRRHAATRRRALAALDTQPAPTTVAGLARAAGVARSWIYTQPDILARIRAAPIESAAQKPTALDAATPPTGSRHRPNPNLAAENARLRHQLAAAHRQLHAAQHRPIGPHWPDRAEQTSMPSFRKR; encoded by the coding sequence ATGCACGCCGATAACAGCGCCCACCTGCGCGCGGCCGCGCGCCGCCGTCACGCCGCCACCCGCCGCCGTGCCCTCGCAGCCCTCGACACCCAACCTGCGCCCACGACTGTCGCAGGACTCGCCCGCGCCGCCGGCGTCGCACGCTCATGGATCTACACCCAACCCGACATCCTCGCCCGCATCAGGGCAGCCCCAATCGAATCTGCGGCACAGAAGCCCACCGCACTCGACGCGGCCACCCCACCCACAGGTAGCCGACACCGTCCGAACCCCAATCTCGCCGCCGAGAACGCCCGGCTACGCCACCAACTCGCCGCCGCACACCGCCAACTACACGCCGCGCAGCACCGTCCAATAGGCCCGCATTGGCCTGACCGCGCCGAGCAGACCTCAATGCCCAGTTTCCGGAAGCGCTGA